One part of the Novipirellula aureliae genome encodes these proteins:
- a CDS encoding prepilin-type N-terminal cleavage/methylation domain-containing protein, whose product MKRIKTSGFSLLEVIAAVIILAVVAAATVATVAPTHQKNTDNLAEREVATLNSMAQTYFHEVGTYPRNVNDLVTQNYLNNVTTADKARIKSIVQNYTYHRATGEFTKK is encoded by the coding sequence ATGAAACGTATAAAAACAAGCGGTTTTTCGCTTCTAGAAGTGATCGCAGCAGTTATCATTTTGGCAGTCGTCGCGGCGGCAACCGTAGCCACTGTAGCTCCAACGCATCAAAAGAACACCGACAACCTTGCCGAACGAGAAGTTGCGACCCTCAACAGTATGGCCCAGACCTACTTCCATGAAGTCGGCACCTATCCTCGAAACGTCAACGATTTGGTTACCCAAAACTATCTCAATAACGTGACGACTGCGGACAAGGCTCGCATCAAGAGTATCGTGCAAAACTATACCTACCATCGCGCAACCGGTGAATTCACCAAGAAGTAG
- a CDS encoding response regulator, which translates to MTIVIAEDDPAFRSVLAYTMKRIGFKVECFGDGDAAYGRLQQGNVDLLITDQQMPFCSGVELLKRIACDPSLAGLPAILCTAKGLELDGGQLRSQFNLLSIEHKPISPRKLGNLVGNYFAAT; encoded by the coding sequence ATGACAATTGTAATTGCAGAAGACGATCCCGCTTTTCGAAGCGTCCTGGCGTATACAATGAAACGCATAGGTTTTAAGGTTGAGTGCTTTGGAGATGGCGATGCGGCCTATGGCCGTTTGCAGCAGGGCAACGTTGACCTACTGATCACGGATCAACAGATGCCGTTCTGCAGCGGTGTTGAACTACTAAAGCGAATCGCCTGCGATCCCTCTCTCGCCGGTTTGCCAGCGATCCTATGCACCGCAAAAGGACTGGAACTTGATGGTGGCCAGCTGCGATCTCAGTTCAACCTGCTCTCCATCGAGCACAAACCGATCAGCCCCAGGAAACTCGGTAACTTGGTCGGGAATTATTTCGCCGCTACGTAG
- the lysS gene encoding lysine--tRNA ligase, which produces MNKTPDDNPSDDGNDRANEDLTDPRVARRKKLNQIIEMGIDPYGSRFDDRLFISDCQSRAGEVKFVTAEGSEMELPDFEDESLDYRGWKNENGPGEEVGPTVRVAGRIRLARSAGKLFFLNIRDWTGNIQIFIGKKQVGEQDFELAKLFDLGDLIGVQGRLGRTNTGELTVFAEKLFLLTKMLEPAPEKHAGMTDPDLRQRMRYADLAFNDGVIDTFMNRTKIIKAIRQTLDGDHFCEVEGPTLHTVAGGAAARPFLTHHNALDMKLFMRIALELHLKRLMVGGMERVYELGRVYRNEGLSPRHNPEFTMLEAYQAYGDYESMMDLTERLIASAIEATGGGFKREFDGKMVDFSLPFARETYANLFTKATGIDPADEKAVLELAKKLRIKTDDKHLDVVRNEIFEEKVEDTLEGPIFVIDYPASICPLTKRKKDNPEIAERFELFVLGMEVANAYTELNDPDLQQALFETQLEGQDEEDSMAKMDHDFVRALRYAMPPAGGLGIGIDRLVMLLTGQRSIRDVILFPVLRPES; this is translated from the coding sequence ATGAACAAGACACCTGACGACAATCCATCCGATGACGGTAACGACCGAGCTAACGAGGACTTAACGGACCCACGCGTCGCCCGACGGAAGAAACTCAACCAAATCATTGAGATGGGGATCGATCCGTATGGAAGTCGTTTTGACGATCGACTCTTTATCTCGGATTGTCAAAGCCGGGCTGGCGAGGTCAAGTTCGTTACCGCCGAGGGGAGCGAAATGGAGCTTCCCGATTTTGAGGATGAATCACTCGATTATCGCGGTTGGAAAAACGAAAATGGGCCTGGTGAAGAAGTGGGGCCGACCGTCCGCGTCGCAGGCCGTATTCGCTTGGCTCGTTCGGCAGGCAAACTGTTCTTTTTGAACATCCGAGATTGGACGGGCAATATCCAAATTTTCATCGGCAAAAAGCAAGTGGGTGAACAGGACTTTGAATTGGCCAAATTGTTCGATCTTGGTGACTTGATCGGTGTTCAAGGACGATTGGGGCGGACCAATACGGGCGAGTTAACCGTATTTGCCGAAAAGCTCTTCCTGTTAACCAAAATGCTCGAACCGGCACCCGAAAAACACGCAGGGATGACCGATCCCGATTTACGCCAGCGGATGCGATACGCCGACTTGGCCTTTAACGATGGCGTGATCGACACGTTTATGAACCGCACCAAGATTATCAAAGCGATTCGTCAAACACTCGATGGCGATCACTTTTGTGAAGTCGAAGGTCCAACGCTGCACACCGTCGCCGGGGGAGCCGCTGCACGCCCGTTCCTGACCCATCACAATGCACTCGACATGAAATTGTTCATGCGGATCGCACTCGAGTTGCATTTGAAGCGATTGATGGTTGGCGGTATGGAACGGGTCTATGAACTCGGACGAGTGTACCGCAACGAGGGTCTAAGCCCTCGTCATAATCCAGAATTCACAATGCTCGAAGCCTACCAAGCGTATGGCGATTACGAGTCGATGATGGACTTGACCGAACGTTTGATTGCCTCGGCCATTGAAGCAACGGGTGGCGGATTCAAACGCGAGTTCGATGGGAAAATGGTCGATTTTTCGCTGCCATTTGCAAGAGAAACCTACGCCAATCTGTTTACGAAAGCGACCGGGATCGATCCCGCTGACGAAAAAGCCGTTCTTGAGTTGGCGAAGAAACTTCGCATCAAGACAGACGACAAACACTTGGATGTCGTCCGCAACGAGATTTTCGAAGAGAAGGTAGAAGATACGCTCGAAGGTCCAATCTTTGTTATCGATTATCCTGCAAGTATCTGTCCGTTAACGAAACGAAAAAAAGACAACCCGGAAATTGCCGAGCGATTTGAATTGTTCGTATTGGGGATGGAGGTCGCAAATGCTTACACGGAGTTGAATGACCCCGATCTGCAACAAGCATTGTTCGAAACTCAATTGGAAGGCCAGGATGAAGAGGATTCGATGGCCAAGATGGATCACGATTTCGTTCGCGCTCTGCGATACGCGATGCCACCCGCGGGCGGTTTGGGGATCGGTATCGATCGGTTGGTCATGTTGTTAACCGGGCAACGCTCGATTCGCGACGTGATCTTGTTCCCGGTGCTACGACCGGAGTCCTAA
- a CDS encoding MFS transporter, with protein MTTDSVADHLATENTEQSSKPKSRFAGSAWEPLTIPLYRAFWIASFASNLGTWIHEIGAGWLMASLDPSPQMVAAVRTAMTLPIVFLAIPVGVMGDRIDRRRLLILTQLILFSATASLATLTLSGIITSWMLLGLTVAMGIGMVIHVPIWQASVPELVPKKQLSRAVALGSISFNLARAVGPAIGGLLIAIAGPWIAFAANALSFACVLSVLFAWKRERRESSRGLSFQLSLYQGLRFVTRNRSMRHVLIGVVLFILPASALWSLLPLVAKQHLNWGASGFGFLVGCVGAGAVSAAALLPRLQHRFGIDRTIAFAMAGFAIGLCLLGMTTQVVLISAATLTMGASWMITLTSLNATAQVILPGRLRARGMGCYLTAMASSMALGSVVWGRCAEITSVPSAQVAAAVLLFLFAGLSTKFAVGDHL; from the coding sequence GTGACGACTGATTCCGTCGCCGATCATTTGGCGACGGAAAATACAGAGCAGTCGTCGAAGCCAAAATCGCGGTTCGCCGGCTCCGCCTGGGAGCCATTGACGATACCGCTTTACCGGGCGTTTTGGATCGCTTCGTTTGCTTCGAATCTTGGGACATGGATCCATGAGATCGGTGCGGGATGGTTGATGGCAAGTTTGGATCCATCGCCTCAAATGGTCGCTGCGGTCCGGACGGCAATGACGCTGCCAATTGTCTTCTTGGCAATCCCCGTCGGTGTGATGGGAGACCGAATCGACCGCCGGCGGCTGTTGATTTTGACCCAATTGATTCTATTTTCCGCAACCGCCTCGCTGGCAACCTTGACGCTGTCTGGAATCATCACCTCGTGGATGCTACTTGGCTTGACCGTTGCCATGGGCATCGGAATGGTGATTCATGTTCCGATCTGGCAAGCGTCCGTTCCTGAACTCGTCCCTAAGAAGCAGTTATCGCGCGCCGTTGCGCTCGGCAGTATTAGTTTCAACCTGGCCCGGGCGGTCGGGCCGGCAATCGGTGGGTTGTTGATTGCGATAGCTGGTCCTTGGATCGCCTTCGCTGCCAATGCATTGTCGTTCGCCTGTGTACTGAGCGTCCTGTTTGCTTGGAAGCGAGAACGACGTGAATCGTCGCGTGGCTTGTCGTTCCAGCTTTCACTTTATCAAGGGCTTCGATTTGTGACAAGAAACCGCTCGATGCGACATGTCTTGATCGGTGTGGTGTTGTTTATTTTGCCCGCCAGTGCGTTATGGTCACTGCTGCCGCTTGTAGCGAAACAGCATTTGAATTGGGGGGCGAGCGGTTTCGGATTTCTGGTGGGCTGCGTCGGCGCCGGAGCCGTCTCGGCCGCTGCGCTACTACCGCGTTTGCAACATCGGTTTGGAATCGACCGTACGATCGCGTTCGCGATGGCCGGTTTTGCAATCGGATTGTGTTTGCTAGGGATGACAACACAGGTTGTCTTAATCAGTGCCGCAACGCTGACCATGGGCGCTTCGTGGATGATCACATTGACCAGTCTGAACGCAACGGCACAGGTCATTTTGCCAGGGCGTTTGCGAGCACGCGGGATGGGGTGCTACCTGACCGCAATGGCTTCTTCGATGGCACTCGGCTCGGTCGTATGGGGCCGATGTGCCGAAATCACCTCGGTACCGAGCGCTCAAGTCGCTGCGGCCGTATTGCTGTTTCTCTTTGCCGGCCTAAGTACAAAGTTCGCAGTAGGCGATCACCTGTAG
- a CDS encoding integrase core domain-containing protein has protein sequence MTSHSLAQLLGSLGATKSRSRPHVSNDNPFSESQFKTMKYRPEFPKRFGCYEDVLRFCRKFFGWYNNEHYHSGIGLLTPASLHDGQAEEIIAARKLTLQDAWKNNPERFVGRIPKPERIPKAVWINAPKREREIKDEAPQANCQRLLKSRL, from the coding sequence ATGACATCCCACTCATTAGCCCAGCTGCTCGGCTCGCTGGGGGCTACGAAGTCACGCAGTCGACCGCATGTTTCCAACGACAATCCGTTCTCGGAAAGCCAATTCAAAACAATGAAATACCGACCTGAATTCCCAAAGCGCTTTGGTTGCTACGAAGATGTCCTACGGTTCTGCCGGAAATTCTTTGGATGGTACAACAACGAGCACTATCACAGTGGCATCGGCTTGCTGACTCCAGCATCGTTGCACGACGGCCAAGCCGAGGAAATCATTGCTGCAAGAAAATTAACGCTTCAAGACGCATGGAAGAACAACCCCGAGCGTTTCGTGGGCCGCATACCGAAGCCCGAAAGGATTCCAAAAGCAGTTTGGATCAACGCACCCAAACGAGAGCGTGAAATAAAAGACGAAGCCCCTCAAGCAAATTGCCAGAGGCTCCTCAAGTCACGTCTTTGA